CCCTCTTGACAACGGACGTTAGCACCCGCTGTCTGTCTCCCGAGGAACCACTTGATGGTATTCTTAGTTTGCCATGGGTTGGTAAGTTGCAATAACCCCCTAGCCATAACAGTGCTTTACCCCCATCAGTGTCTTGCTCGAGGCACTACCTAAATAGTTTTCGGGGAGAACCAGCTATCTCCGAGTTTGTTTAGCCTTTCACCCCTATCCACAGCTCATCCCCGCATTTTGCAACATGCGTGGGTTCGGTCCTCCAGTACCTGTTACGGCACCTTCAACCTGGCCATGGATAGATCACTCGGTTTCGGGTCTACACCCAGCAACTGTTCGCCCTATTAAGACTCGGTTTCCCTACGCCTCCCCTATTCGGTTAAGCTCGCTACTGAATGTAAGTCGTTGACCCATTATACAAAAGGTACGCAGTCACACCACAAGGGTGCTCCCACTGTTTGTATGCATCAGGTTTCAGGTTCTATTTCACTCCCCTCCCGGGGTTCTTTTCGCCTTTCCCTCACGGTACTGGTTCACTATCGGTCGATGATGAGTATTTAGCCTTGGAGGATGGTCCCCCCATATTCAGACAGGATTTCACGTGTCCCGCCCTACTTTTCGTACGCTTAGTACCACTATTGAGATTTCGAATACGGGACTATCACCCACTATGGTCAAGCTTCCCAGCTTGTTCTTCTATCTCGATAGTTATCACGTACAGGCTCCTCCGCGTTCGCTCGCCACTACTTGCGGAATCTCGGTTGATTTCTTTTCCTCCGGGTACTTAGATGGTTCAGTTCTCCGGGTTCGCTTCGCTTATCCTATGTATTCAGATAAGGATACCTCCTAAGAGGTGGGTTTCCCCATTCGGACATCGCGGGATCATAGCTTTATTGCCAGCTCCCCCACGCTTTTCGCAGGCTTACACGTCCTTCGTCGCCTATCATCGCCAAGGCATCCACCTGATGCACTTATTCACTTGACTCTATCATTTCAAGAACCTCTTTGACTTCGTTTACCTACCCGTTGACTAGGGAAGCAAACTTGAAATTCCTACTTTGATAAAGCTTACTGCTTTGTTGTGTCTTAATCCTGCCTTTTGTGTTTCAGGATTAAGTCGATACAATCATCACCCAAATACTGTGTTTGTTTTCTTTTCTCTTGCGAGAGATTTTTTATCCTTTGCAAAGAACAAAAAATCAAAACAAACTCATTGTCTTTGTTTGTTGATTTCGGCTTTCCAATTTGTTAAAGATCGATGCGTCGATATTTCACTTCGCAAATCAAAATAAGCTGCTAAGTATAGCAGGCTTCCTTTGATTTGTAAAGTTCTTGGTGGAGGCAAACGGGATCGAACCGATGACCCCCTGCTTGCAAAGCAGGTGCTCTACCAACTGAGCTATGCCCCCGTTCTTGGTGGGTCTGGGAGGACTTGAACCTCCGACCCCACGCTTATCAAGCGTGTGCTCTAACCAGCTGAGCTACAAACCCGGATTCTCTTCTTAAGCGAATCTTGTCTTCACTCAAGCTTTTCTCTTCCGCATCTTTATACAGTTTACCGATAAGTGTGAATGCATCAGACCTCTTCTTTCTCTAGAAAGGAGGTGATCCAGCCGCAGGTTCCCCTACGGCTACCTTGTTACGACTTCACCCCAGTCATGAAGCATACCGTGGTAAGCGGGCTCCTTGCGGTTACCCTACCTACTTCTGGTATCCCCCACTCCCATGGTGTGACGGGCGGTGTGTACAAGACCCGGGAACGTATTCACCGCAGTATGCTGACCTGCGATTACTAGCGATTCCGACTTCATGCACTCGAGTTGCAGAGTGCAATCCGGACTACGATCGGTTTTGTGAGATTGGCTCCACCTCGCGGCTTGGCTACCCTCTGTACCGACCATTGTATGACGTGTGAAGCCCTGGTCATAAGGGCCATGAGGACTTGACGTCATCCCCACCTTCCTCCGGCTTGTCACCGGCAGTCTCATTAGAGTGCCCAACTTAATGATGGCAACTAATGACAAGGGTTGCGCTCGTTGCGGGACTTAACCCAACATCTCACGACACGAGCTGACGACAGCCATGCAGCACCTGTGTTACGGCTCCCGAAGGCACTCCTCCGTCTCTGGAGGATTCCGTACATGTCAAGACCAGGTAAGGTTCTTCGCGTTGCATCGAATTAATCCACATCATCCACCGCTTGTGCGGGTCCCCGTCAATTCCTTTGAGTTTTAATCTTGCGACCGTACTCCCCAGGCGGTCAATTTCACGCGTTAGCTACGCTACTAAGCAATCAAGTTGCCCAACAGCTAATTGACATCGTTTAGGGCGTGGACTACCAGGGTATCTAATCCTGTTTGCTACCCACGCTTTCGAGCATGAACGTCAGTGTTATCCCAGGAGGCTGCCTTCGCCATCGGTATTCCTCCACATCTCTACGCATTTCACTGCTACACGTGGAATTCTACCTCCCTCTGACACACTCTAGTCACCCAGTTCAGAACGCAGTTCCCAGGTTGAGCCCGGGGATTTCACATCCTGCTTAAGTAACCGTCTGCGCTCGCTTTACGCCCAGTAATTCCGATTAACGCTCGCACCCTACGTATTACCGCGGCTGCTGGCACGTAGTTAGCCGGTGCTTATTCTTCAGGTACCGTCATCAACTGTCGATATTAGCAACAGCCTTTTCTTCCCTGACAAAAGTCCTTTACAACCCGAAGGCCTTCTTCAGACACGCGGCATGGCTGGATCAGGCTTGCGCCCATTGTCCAAAATTCCCCACTGCTGCCTCCCGTAGGAGTCTGGGCCGTGTCTCAGTCCCAGTGTGGCGGATCATCCTCTCAGACCCGCTACTGATCGTCGCCTTGGTAGGCCTTTACCCCACCAACTAGCTAATCAGATATCGGCCGCTCGAATAACGCAAGGCCCGAAGGTCCCCTGCTTTCCTCCTCAGAGAATATGCGGTATTAGCTAATCTTTCGATTAGTTATCCCCCATTACTCGGTACGTTCCGATATATTACTCACCCGTTCGCCACTCGCCACCCAAGAAGCAAGCTTCTCTGTGCTGCCGTCCGACTTGCATGTGTAAAGCATGCCGCCAGCGTTCAATCTGAGCCAGGATCAAACTCTTATGTTCAATCTCTAACTTATAACTTCTGGTCTGCTTCAAAGAAACCGACAGGACAATGTCTAAAACATCATCTTGTCTGTCTTTCAAACAGTGTGAGGCCTAATGCACTCACACTTATCGGTAATCTGTTTTTTAAAGAGCGAATCGAATTATACAGTACATTTAGCAAATGTCAACTAAAATTATCGAAAATTCTAACTAACTGTGTTATACTGTCTGCTTCGTTTTCTTCACCGCGTCAGCAGCGAAGAACCGAACTATACGCCCCCAAATAAAACCAGTCAACACCCAACTTCAAAAAAATTAAAATTTTTTCACAACTACCTGTATTTAAATAATTTAAAATTTATTGAATTTTATCGTTCGATAGATAAAACAGATATCCGAAGATAAATAGTCCTTCGGCTTCACTCTTAATTGCCACATTCAAACACTCTATATCTCTATACTACTGGCGCTTTAGTCCCATCTACTCTTACAATCTCTACTTTCTCCAATAAAACAATCATAAATTTAGAATAGTCCCTATTATGAGTAACGAAAAGATTCAACAAAAATTTGAACAAGCATATCACTCTTTTATTGAAGAGGAAAATTACGAGGAAGCGCTAAAACGTGCCGAGATTCTTTGCCTTCTCAATCCCCAATCTGTCGAATATCATCATAAAGTTGCTTATGCCTATCTGAAGCAATTGAAATGGGAAAAAGCCATTGAGGCTGAAATGAAAACGTTAGAGCTGGATAGCACCTATATTCCTGCTTTGGATTTACTTGCACATGCTTACGGCGCTCTAGATAACTGGGAAAAAACCGGGTTTTACGGTCATCAGGCTTTGGTTCTAAAAGATAAAGCCATCCCAGACCTAGAACATGAAATCATTCCAACACCAGCTCCAAAAAACGGCAAACGGATTATCTCCTTTTCTTTATTTGGCAATAATTCCAAATATATTGAGCCTGCCGTATTAAATACCCAGCTTGCGCCTGTGCTTTTCCCCGGTTGGACATGTCGTTTTTATGTCGACGATTCTGTATCAGCTGAAGCTATTCAACGATTTAGAAATAACGGTGCAGAAGTGATTAAGGTTGGCGCTCCATTGGACAACTGGCCGGGTACGATGTGGCGCTTTCTTGCCATCAATGATCCCGAGGTTGAATACGTTATTTTCCGTGATGCAGATTCTATTATTTGTTATCGTGATGCAGCGGCCGTATCCGAATGGATAAAAAGTGGCACCCTATTCCACACTATTCGCGACTCAGGCTCGCATACTGCCTTGATTCTTGCAGGTATGTGGGGCGCTAAAGGAGGTGCAGTCCCAGATATGCAGGAAAGAATTCAGAACTTTGTCGATGAGGGCTACCCTTCCAGACATTTTGCCGACCAAGATTTTCTAGAAAAAGAATTGTGGGCCTATATCCGTCAGAATCTGTTTGCACATGACAGATTATTTGATTTCTGTAATGCACACGAAATTCCCGGCGAGTTCTACCCTAATTATCAAATCGCTTTCAGCGAAGGAGTCACCAGCTTTAACGCAACGACTGATTATGCAGACGGCAGTCTGGCAAGATGGACGCTGTACTCCAGTGCTTCGCCTTTGGTCAATCCAGACTACTCGCTCAATGTTGTTCCTGAATTTAAGGTCTGCAGTTATGTGACTGAAGTGAAAAACGGAGCGGTTTCAGCGTTCTTGCCGAAGAGATATGGCAATGCGATTAAAGCAAAACTAGCCAGAATCAACATCGAACAAATCTAATTTGATTTGATTCCTATATCTCTCATTTAATGAACCCATTATTTATGAGCAAACACATTCTCCTCGGCATTACCGGCGGTATTGCGGCGTATAAATCTTGCGAACTGGTCAGACTGCTGAAAAAGCAAAGACATTCTGTATCAGTGGTAATGACAGATTCTGCGACAGAATTTATCTCCCCGCTGACTTTCCAAGCTTTAACCGGCAATCCTGTTTTATCGGATACCTATTCAGGTGCTTCTAATAATGGCATGGCGCACATCAATCTGACGCGTGAAGCTGACGCATTTCTTATTGCACCAGCCACTGCCAATACGATCGCCAAAATTGCCAACGGATTGGCTGATAATCTACTGACCAACTTGGTAGCAGCCAGGAAATGTCCTTTGGCCGTTGCCCCTTCAATGAATGTCGAAATGTGGAACAACCCTGCCAACCTGCGCAATATTGAACAGCTGGTTTCAGACGGCATTACCGTGTTTTACCCAAACAGTGGCGAACAGGCTTGTGGCGAAACAGGTACAGGTAGAATGGTCGAAGCGGTCGATCTGGCAGATTTGCTAGAGGATTTATGGACACCCAAGCTACTGAGCGGCAAAAAAGTTCTGATTACAGCCGGCGCAACGTTTGAAGCCATCGATCCTGTCCGCGGCATTACCAATATTTCCAGCGGACAAATGGGTATGGCTTTAGCGCGTGCGTGCCGTGCTGCCGGAGCGAAAGTCACGCTGATTTACGGTCAAATTCAGACGGCCCTGCCAGCAGGCTTGGCTCATTCCGAACAGACTGTCAGCGCAGAAGCCATGTATCAGGCAGTTCACCGCCATATCCATGAGCAAGATGTCTTTATTTCCGTTGCAGCCGTTGCAGACTATAAAGTCAAAAACAGCAGCAACGAGAAACTGAAGAAAAACGGCAATCAGCCCCCGGTTATCGAACTGACGGAAAATCCGGATATTCTCGCATCCGTTGCCGCCCTGCCTTCTCCACCATTCTGCGTCGGCTTTGCTGCGGAAAGCCATCAGGTCTTGGAATTTGCTCGGGCAAAACGTTTGCGCAAAAACGTACCGATGCTGGTGGCCAACCAAGTTTCCGTTTCCATGGGTAAGCCAACCAATCAAATCACCATTATTGATGACCTTGCCGAAACCTCATTTCCAGAAACATCCAAACGCCAAGCAGCAGATGAAATCGTCAAACGCCTGGCTGAATTATTGGCTTAATCAAACAAAACAAAAGGCCGTCTGAAAATGTTTCAGACGGCCTTTGTTCAAACACATTAAATCACAATCCCAATTCACGCAGAAAACGAATATCGTCTGCCCAACCGGATTTTACTTTCACCCAAATCTTCAAAAAGACTTTGGTATCAAACAATTTTTCCATATCAAGGCGTGCTTCAGTAGAAATTTTCTTCAATTTCTCCCCACCCTTGCCAATCAAAATCGCCTTTTGGCTGTCTTTATCGACCAACACCGCGATATAAATGCGGAACAGTCCGCTTTCCTCTTCCTCAAACTGCTCCACTTCAACATTCATCGCATAGGGCAACTCTTCACCCAAATAGCGGAACAATTTTTCGCGCACAATTTCCATCGCCAGGAATCGGCTGGATTTATCCGTCACCATATCTTCCGGATACATCGGGATACTTTCCGGCAGATACGGCTTGAGCAGTTCCAGCAGATTGGCAATACGCAGGCCATGTTTCGCGCTGACTGCCTCGCTGGCAGTAAATTCAAACTCTTGGCGCACTTCATTGATAAACGCCTCAAGCGCAAATTTGTCTTTGGCTTTGTCTTTATCGATTTTATTGACCACCAATACCACAGGCGTATGCTTAGGCAACTGCTTCAACACCACGCGGTCGGCATCGGTAAAGCGCATGGCTTCCACCACAAAAACCACCACATCCACACCGCTCAACGCTTCGGTTACGTTTTGATTAAGACGGTCATTCAAGGCATTGCGGTGATTGGTTTGAAAACCCGGTGTATCGACAAACACAAATTGCGCCGTGTCGTCGGTGTAAATACCGGTTACACGATTACGCGTAGTTTGTGCTTTTTTACTGGTAATACTGATTTTCTGACCAATTAAATGGTTCATCAACGTGGATTTACCGACATTCGGACGACCCACGATGGCCACAAAGCCGCAACGATAATCCGTCGGGTGTTGCAACTCGTTTTGTAAAAAGGTTTCGATATCCATTTATATATGACTTTCTTGATTGTTTCAGACGGCCTTTGCATTTTCTCAAAGGCCGTCTGAAACATTATTTTTTAGATTTTTTCAAAGGAAACTTCTGTTCCAACCACTCTAAGGCTTCACATGCCGCTTTTTGCTCGGCCACTTTCCGACTGCTGCCGCGTGCATTGCAGATAAAGCCGAGTTCGCCCAAATCGCAGGAAATCACAAACATCGCATCAGCCGTCTGCTCCGCCTGCTCTTCGATTCGGTATTTCGGCAAGGCAAAGCGGCGTGCCTGCAAGGCTTCCTGCAAAGCGGTTTTACTGTCTTTTTTGCCGATATTCAAATCCGCACGTTTCACGCGTTCCGCAAACAAATGGCGAACCACTTTTTCCGCCGCAGAAAAATCAGCGTCAAAGCTGACCGCTGCAAACATCGCCTCCATCGCGTCGGCCAAAATCGAAGGCCGTCTGAAACCGCCGCTCTTCAACTCGCCGGCACCCAAATACAAACCGTCGCCGACATTCATTTCCAACGCGATTTCAGCCAACACGCCTTCATTTACCAAAGCCGCGCGCATCCGCGACAACTCGCCTTCCGACAATTTCGGAAACGCGTCAAACAACATCCGCGCCACGGAATAGTTCAAAATCGAATCGCCGACAAATTCAAAACGCTCATTGTGTTTGGCATTGTAGCTGCGGTGGGTCAAAGCCTGCTGAAGCAGCTCCATATTGCGGAACTCATAGCCCAGACGCTTTTGAATCGCTCGATGCGCCTGCTGTTTGAGCAAATCAGGTTTCATTCCATACTTTCAAAAAACAGCCCGAAAATACGCCTCATCCGCAGTGAAACAAAATAAAAAGGCTACACCGGCAACTTTTTTATTTTGGCTCATTGTTTCTCGCGTCCCTCAAGCCGATAAACAATCAAAAGCCGTCATGTTCAAACCTGACGGCACTCGACCGACATTGTACCATCAAACCGCCCCTGCACACATCCGTGCGGAAAAGCGACGAATCGTGTAAAATCATGCCAAATCATCTCTTTGCCAACTCCATGAACAAATTTGCCCAAGCATTGGCCGCAGCGCTCGACCGCTGCATT
This genomic interval from Neisseria sp. Marseille-Q5346 contains the following:
- a CDS encoding CDC27 family protein — translated: MSNEKIQQKFEQAYHSFIEEENYEEALKRAEILCLLNPQSVEYHHKVAYAYLKQLKWEKAIEAEMKTLELDSTYIPALDLLAHAYGALDNWEKTGFYGHQALVLKDKAIPDLEHEIIPTPAPKNGKRIISFSLFGNNSKYIEPAVLNTQLAPVLFPGWTCRFYVDDSVSAEAIQRFRNNGAEVIKVGAPLDNWPGTMWRFLAINDPEVEYVIFRDADSIICYRDAAAVSEWIKSGTLFHTIRDSGSHTALILAGMWGAKGGAVPDMQERIQNFVDEGYPSRHFADQDFLEKELWAYIRQNLFAHDRLFDFCNAHEIPGEFYPNYQIAFSEGVTSFNATTDYADGSLARWTLYSSASPLVNPDYSLNVVPEFKVCSYVTEVKNGAVSAFLPKRYGNAIKAKLARINIEQI
- the coaBC gene encoding bifunctional phosphopantothenoylcysteine decarboxylase/phosphopantothenate--cysteine ligase CoaBC, with protein sequence MSKHILLGITGGIAAYKSCELVRLLKKQRHSVSVVMTDSATEFISPLTFQALTGNPVLSDTYSGASNNGMAHINLTREADAFLIAPATANTIAKIANGLADNLLTNLVAARKCPLAVAPSMNVEMWNNPANLRNIEQLVSDGITVFYPNSGEQACGETGTGRMVEAVDLADLLEDLWTPKLLSGKKVLITAGATFEAIDPVRGITNISSGQMGMALARACRAAGAKVTLIYGQIQTALPAGLAHSEQTVSAEAMYQAVHRHIHEQDVFISVAAVADYKVKNSSNEKLKKNGNQPPVIELTENPDILASVAALPSPPFCVGFAAESHQVLEFARAKRLRKNVPMLVANQVSVSMGKPTNQITIIDDLAETSFPETSKRQAADEIVKRLAELLA
- the era gene encoding GTPase Era, translating into MDIETFLQNELQHPTDYRCGFVAIVGRPNVGKSTLMNHLIGQKISITSKKAQTTRNRVTGIYTDDTAQFVFVDTPGFQTNHRNALNDRLNQNVTEALSGVDVVVFVVEAMRFTDADRVVLKQLPKHTPVVLVVNKIDKDKAKDKFALEAFINEVRQEFEFTASEAVSAKHGLRIANLLELLKPYLPESIPMYPEDMVTDKSSRFLAMEIVREKLFRYLGEELPYAMNVEVEQFEEEESGLFRIYIAVLVDKDSQKAILIGKGGEKLKKISTEARLDMEKLFDTKVFLKIWVKVKSGWADDIRFLRELGL
- the rnc gene encoding ribonuclease III; this translates as MKPDLLKQQAHRAIQKRLGYEFRNMELLQQALTHRSYNAKHNERFEFVGDSILNYSVARMLFDAFPKLSEGELSRMRAALVNEGVLAEIALEMNVGDGLYLGAGELKSGGFRRPSILADAMEAMFAAVSFDADFSAAEKVVRHLFAERVKRADLNIGKKDSKTALQEALQARRFALPKYRIEEQAEQTADAMFVISCDLGELGFICNARGSSRKVAEQKAACEALEWLEQKFPLKKSKK